ATATATAGACTACTAAAATGGCTTAACATTCCTACGGATTAATCTATGATCAGGTGAAGACAAAGCAAACAAAGAATTTCTACTGACCCACAGAGCCATAACCTATGCTACCAGTAACAAATTTTGTTGATTATTATTAGGCACGCGTCGTGGAGCCACGTGTCACTCCCTAAAAGTCATCGCGCAAGAGTTTGTTGAGCAGGTTGGTGAGGAGCGCGTCCCTCCGCTCGGCCCTGGCCTCCTCCCTCATCCTCCTTTGCTCTTCGCGCTCCCGCCACGCCTGCTCCAGCATCAGCCGCTCCCGCTCCAGTCTCTGCATCTCCTGCCGCCACTGCTGCTCGAAGGCCAGCCGCTCCTGCgcgtgccgcgccgccgcctcctgccgctgCGCGTCCaggcgctgctgctgctccaggaAGTCCTGCAGCACGgcgcggacggaggacgccgacgACGCCGCGCCTGCGCCGGCTGCGGTGCTGCCGCTCGGCCTCGTCTTCTGCTGCGTGTCCTTCATCTTCCTCCTGGTTCCCGGGGGCAGTTCGTCGTCGTCGCCGGTCTCCTCCGACTCGGTCGCGGGTCTCTTGAGCCTCCTCTCCTCGGCGGGGTTTCTTCCCGGACCTTCGTCAGACCCGAAGCGCTGCCGTTGCATGCTCCCGCCGCGCACCGTGGAAGACGGCGTGATGTGATTGTGATTGTGATCGCTCGCGCGCTCGCTCGCCGGCCTGCCACGCTCACCATGGGCCGTGCCGAGGCCGCGGGTTGATAAAGGGTGCGCCTACGCGGCTACGCGTGTTGGTGCTGGTGGGTGTGGAAGGGGTCGCCAGGGCCAGCTTTTGCATGCAGCAGCCGTTGGTCTCCTTCGCTCTCGTGTTCTCTTTTCCGACGCCTCTCGAATTCCTCGTCGGTTCACACCCGCCGGCTGGTGAGAACGGCTTTGGCCCCGTCCACACTGGcgacgccacgccacgccacgtcATGCTCTGCGAATGGATGCCCGCGCGCCGCCTCGTACCTCTGCAGGTGCTGCTCGCATCGCTGTCCGTTTGACCGGTTTCTCCCTGGATAGCGATGACGTGCACGCACGCGCGAGCGCGACCCTGTGCCCGCGGCGTCCGGCAGCGCCGCTGTCAGCCTGACGTGCCGTGTCGAAGGAAAAAAAAGACGAGACTTGCTCGCGGTCGCAGGATAATGTTTGACATACACTCTGATGTTGCCATTGGTCGCGTgaggatttgtttgtttgtttgattgattttCTGCCGTCGGTGATCAATCACGTTCTGTATCGGCACCGCGCGCCGGCATGTGCTCTAGGATTTGCAGCCCACGCTTTTTTGAGCCCGATGGTTTCTTTCGTGTGCTGATCTCCTGTTCAGGACGGCGGGGGCTAGGAGCAAACTCTATCAGATCATGTAAAACAACCCGTCAGCCGTAATAATCGTTTTGATATGTTGGGTTTTTTTGGATAGCTTACCACATATGACATGTGGTCAGCCGTAATAATCGTTCATATAGCGGACGGGAACGAATTTTCTGTCCGGAACAGCCGGTATATTCGGCCGTCCGGTAATTTTTTTGCGGGATGcaaattctttttttttttttgcaggatGCAAATTCCAGGCCGAGTCTGGCATATCTACGGTTTCCCTATCCTTCCAGCTGCTTGGCGCGAAGGAAACTTCCGCCCTTTCCGTTCCCACCTCACTCGCCACCGTCGTCGCCTATGTCGTCGGGCCTCCGttgtcccgcctcgccgcgccgccaacCTACCCTATGGAGTAACCACAACCAATGCACCGCCACCCCCAGCGATGCCACTCCGTCCTCTCGCGGCCATGCACGCCTGCGCCGCGCCAACTCCTTCCATCACCGGCTCCAAGCAAAAGTGGCAGGGGAATCACCTCGTGCAAGGAGGCGTGCCTCCTTTctaacggtgtcctagactagggggtgttgAGCACTTCGGCCTGCCAGTCATGGGTCGGGCAGGGGAATCACCTCGTGCAAGGAGGCGTGCCCGGCCTGGCACCGCCTCCTTTCTAAAgatgtcctagattagggggtgctGAGCACTTCGCCTGCCAGCCatgggtcgggccgaggaccccagGCTACCGAAGAATGGGTCATGTTTGCCATGACCCTGTACTCAAGATGGAATCCTTTGAAGACTTGACGCACACTTCAAGACACGTTTGAATCATCGGCATGTTTATCCCTAGATGTAACCGACCTacatgtaaccctaggtacccccggtgcctatataagccgAGGGGTTTAGTTTGTAGGGTCAAGTTAGAGACATacacatacgatctcgaggtagatcattcTGTACTTTAtaccccatccacaatcaatacaaCAAAAGCATGACATAGGGctttacctctttgagagggcccaaacctgggtaaaacatcgtgacCCTCTTTGTCATGTTACCATCCAGTTAAGGTcaccagctcgggaccccctacctaagatccgccggATTGAACCCTGACATTGGTGGCCCATAGAGGTCCCGCTGTGTGGTCAGAGCAGCTTGATGAAACCATCGTTCATCGATCCGATCTGCTCAAGTGTAGTTTCTAAGCCAGAGCACCTAAATCTCGGTTCAACCAAAACGAGAAAGCTGAAGCTTCGACCCCTCATCAGGACAACGATCTCAACAACCTAAACCCTTTGGATGATTCCTCTGCCATGATATCAGATCTGGCCGAGGAGCCACAAAGGATCATCGCTCAATTGTCGGTTTCGCACcagctgggggggggggaggggggaagtTGCGTTTCACCGGACCAAGCCTGGAGTCAGATCCAATGACTTACAAGATGATGGAGGCCGATGTCAGGTCAGTTTGGAATAAAATTTTCTCTCCCACCCACTCCCATGTTTCTTAATACCCTGATAATTCAGGAGCAACCTACATCTAGGATCTAGCTCTTGTCgtacaaaaaacaaaagaaacagtCCGGCAGTTTTGGATGCGATTCCTGTTCGTAAAGAACAAAATCCTAGAGTGCCCAGACGggcagggatggcaatgggtagggtatggctGGGTACGACCTTCTtctgcccaaacccatacccacAGAAACCTTCTATACCCACCCGTTTCAGTGCCCATGGGCATAAATTgatacccatgcccatacccatcgggtatcctgTACCCAATGGGTACAATctattgaaagatcgtggatgtcgcctagagggggggggtgaataggtgcttttaaaataattatgatttaggcttgaacaaatgcggaataaacctaacagttaatttgtcaagcacaaaacctaaaacaactaggctcacctatgtgcaccaacaacttatgctaaccaAGATAAACagctaagtgatagcaagatatatgacaagaaacaatatggctatcacaaaataaagtgcataagtaaagggctcgggtaagagataaccgaggcacgcgaagacgacgatgtatcccgaagttcacacccttgcggatgctaatctccgtttggagcggtgtgaaggcacaatgctccccaagaagccactagggccaccgtaatctcctcacgccctcgcacaatgcaagatgtcgtgattccactaaggggcccttgagggcggtcaccgaacccgtacaaatggaaacccttggggcggtcaccgaacccatacactttggcaacccttaggccggtacccgtcaaattgctcggggcgatctccacaacctaatcggagaccctgacgcttgcctggagctttacaccataatgattaagcttcgaacaacaccaaccgtctagggcgccaaggcatccaagaggaacaagctctagggtgcccaaacacccaagagtaataagcttctcaaacttcacttccatgtatcactgtggagtgttggggaacgtagtaatttcaaaaaaattcctacgcacacacatgatcatggtgatgcatagcaacgagaggggagagtgtgtccatgtaccctcgtagaccaaaagcggaagcgttagcacaacgcggttgatgtagtcgtacgtcttcacaatccgaccgatcaagtaccaaacgcacgacacctccgagttcaacacacgttcaactcgatgatgtccctcgaactccgatccagccgagctttgagggagagttccatcagcatgacggcgtggtgacgatgatgatgttctaccgacgcagggcttcgcctaagcaccgctacgatattatcgaggtggactatggtggagggtggcaccgcacacggctaagagattcaaaggaccaattgttgtgtccatggggtgccccctcctccgtatataaaggaggggaggaggggggtggccaggaggaggaggcgcgcccaatgggggagtcctactcccaccaggagtaggactcctccttttcctacttggagagggagagggaagggagaggaaggagggaggaaggaaaggggggctggcccccctcctaatttggattgggcttgggggggggcctcccttgctcctttcccctcctttccactaaagcccattaaggcccatatacctcccggggggttccgataacctcccggtgctccggtattatcctgatctcacccggaaccattccggtgtccaaatatagtcgtccaatatatcgatctttatgtctcgaccattttgagactcctcgtcatgtccgtgatcacatccgggactctgaactaccttcagtacatcaaaacacataaactcataatataatcgtcatcgaactttaagcgtgcggaccctactggttcgagaactatgtagacatgaccgagacacgtctccggtcaataaccaatagtggaacctggatgctcatattggctcccacatattctacgaagatctttatcggtcaaaccgcataacgacatacgttgttccctttgtcatcggtatgttacttgcccgagattcgatcctcggtatctcaatacctagttcaatctcgttaccggcaagtctctttactcattccgtaatacatcatcccgcaactaactcattagttgcaatgcttgcaaggcttatagtgatgtgcattaccgagtgggcccaaagatacctctctgacaaccggagtgacaaatcctaatctcgaaatacgccaacccaacaagtacctttggagacacctgtagagcacctttataatcacccagttacgttgtgacgtttggtagcacacaaagtgttcctccgataaacgggagttgcataatctcatagtcataggaacatgtataagtcatgaagaaagcaataacaacatactaaacgatcaagtgctaagctaactgaatgggtcaagtcaatcacatcattctcctaatgatgtgatcccattaatcaaatgaaaactctttgtccatggctaggaaacataaccatctttgattaacgagctagtcaagtagaggcatactagtgacactcagtttgtctatgtattcacacatgtatcatgtttccggttaatacaattctagcatgaataataaacatttatcatgatataaggaaataaataataactttattattgcctctagggcatatttccttcacggagaactcaaaccgatgcaccaaatgcaatggcaagggtacacgaagtgcccaagtccttctctcccaaatcccaccaaagcagctaatgctagggaggaaaatgagaggaagaacgaaagaagaacacgaagaactccaagatctagatccaaggggttccctcacttagaggagaaagtgattggtggaaacgtggatctagatctcctctctcttttccctcaagaactagcaagaatcattggagggattgagagttagcaagctcgaagaaggtcagcaatgggggaagaacacaagcttaaatgataaggttcattggggaagaagacccccttttataggtggaaaaaaaatccaaccgttatgctcacagcccgcacagagcggtactaccgctcgacctcacggtactaccgctaggggtagcggtactaactcaaagggtagcggtactactgcttgcgagcggtacaaaaAAATACATCCATGCCTACCACCGCTAGACTTGTGATGAGTTTTTGGtccgaagcggtactaccgctgtagtagccatggtagtaccgctctggagcgatagtaaaaaaatacatccgctcctgtccgcggtagtaccgctacagccttttcagaacatcaaaactgccacaacttctgcaaacagtCTCTGAAtccgatgaaaccaagtttgttggaaagctagcaacaagggctaacacaatatagatagaaatatcaataagaagcaaattagaaaagtcccatgagaaaatggtgagaacccttcctcgaaaaagaccggtaaaacctctaacaccgaaaacgcgatagaagaagcatatgaaatgcgttttcgatgaactagagcttgtcacgaagataaccacaagctctaaaatctcaaaagaaaatacaaataagaatcaagaaagatgatgcaaggatgcaattgtTTGAGCTCTCGACAAACGATATGATcacgctactcacttgagagccccccttgatagtacggctatcaatcctataacccggtctccaaactatcaccatgaaccggtaaaatataaaacctatcaagggcaaacctttgccttgcacgaagtccacttgagctagatgatgacgatcttgactccctcaaatTGGACCACATTTCTTGATTGCGTTCGcctgatgaagactagttgattgctcccccatactccactatgggtgagccactctttggcacatcttcacatgtCCATTGATACCATAATCGACGGCAAGCTACAAGCATgatttcttcgtgatgctccacttgaacttgcacaacacaaccttgatttgatgtcatcctccatcggttgtatgtgatcttcctcttgacgcaagcccatggaagcaaaccatgagatcacttgatcccactcggtgtatcttctacgctttgtgtgatgatcaacttgaatcactctctgtacttagtcttgatcaatctTAACTCTTTGCAACTTTCTTCATTtgtatgatgtcttgaaggtaaacatgaatgatcacacaatcttcttcttcaagacatgcttgcaataagctcaatactcacatgaccaatctttggataattccgtaatagcaccttggtcaactcataaactccttgaaaccaacacatgtacttcaagaaatacctatggacaaatccttcaaatataactcaatgcaaccattagtccatggagaatgtcatcaattaccaaaaccacacatgggggcaccgcatgtcctttcaatctcccccattttggtaattgatgacaatcactttcaagagagtttatacaaggaattatgcatcaccatgcaatgcaacaaccaatgatgcatgcatATGAGATGCAaaagcttaggaacaaaaccaaagcaagaagagATGACTCTCTAAACTTTTCCgtaaaactctctgaaacttctcccccgttggcatcgattgccaaaatgggtgaaaaagCTAAGAAGGCCATTATAAATTATGTTCCTCCATAAGTTGTGTATTTCTCAATAAGAGAGTGGAATGCACTACACATATcgaaaggtaaatacttggaggaagacaaaatatattgaggctcaaagattgctaaagaatgatatgccacaaagacataacaaagagagaaacaagcaatcaggcaatcaaaagataccaattgaaacaAGCTATCAAAATATACCAATTGAACTAACAAGACCAATGCTACTATGAGCCACATGAAAAAGATATTATGAtttgagcaaaggagtgttctaaagaaactagagaagctccccatgatttgtgcacacatgagaatatttgtatttggatacaaagtgcacaaaataggatcatagttcccccaaaatcaatagaaacttacaacaagtgcaagttaGCATATaagaaacaaagcctagcacttgcaacaaacacatggttgaacaacatgtaaaagaggcaacttaagaataggctcaaccaaaaagatgtgtgtgagtcatggcaaagcacttgagaagactaatataaggatgagcattaagcatcaacatagtctaggataaatgagatacaaggtgcaagacatgaCCTTCCCACACACACACGAGAAGCAAATGGATACACAAGCTTACTAAAAAGATAACAACAAAGCTTGcaacaacccatggtgaagatagaagatgaaggcctcatcaagacgagggataccaattaagatggcaaaagcctcgtaaagttaagcatgaggaaaataatcttcaccacacaagagtgcatcaagatgcaacgatataaGAGCCACACTCAAGATAAATCCTTTCTGGAACCACCAAGGAaaggtggacatgaaagaataaggatatcaactacagatgtaacttctctcaagtgtataagattctaggtagatgaagatcatgatgatatcaatccacaaagaaggatgcacacacaaaatagtTACAAAAAGGAAGGAAAAAGATATCCACatggaagtcataaatataccaataagatatttgcttgaaggcatagcacatggctagatatggtcttattgtatataaatgagtTCCAACCACACGAGCAtcagacatcacaactagcaagaAGTGATCAttattgggatgctttgagaaaggaaacaagtatcacaagaaagaatgaattacatgccaagatacaacctacacaaggttgatgcaagaaatgtgtgcgtgaagtagatgatgatacttgttactgagataccattggaaggatgtagtagataccaattgaaggtagatagtagttcattaatcatcctagcttgactccaataagctcatggtgacaccaccttacttgtgagtgagccgagcatccaatgcatctctaaTTGTTCCTAGACCAATAACACAAagaaaatggtacccaaactcattgggataaaagagttagagaaccaacaatacataggacaaactccacataaatatgtgcatatagatatgaagaatttcatgcacatctcatccaatttgagacttggtggagtttccctatatattgggtcaaagaaagaaagcatgccaaagaaactacatgaagtaaatatgcatgctcaaaactttcaagaaccgatacgaaaagaaaaagaaaaaaacaagagaagaaaagataccaaatgaataaatcatcacttggaggatatccataacagatacatcgaggaatgatatatccattgatacacactaaataaAAGATATAAAACTCCCAAATGAGAGGATGGTTCCAagcaaaccaagctctctacaaagtttcatgatggcacaacgtactaaaaagaaaacggcttgccttccaccaacacacacttgataaggatcgcaagatgagtgttttatagaaaataggatagctcccccaagactagtgcattatagagaatttgcatttgaatacaaaatgcacaaggtgggatcaccactttcactatatctagaaaacactagacaagatcaagaaattaacaagatccacaagtggtatggaagacaaagggggttgatacaatccttggcaagagaaaaggcaaataaaagcaaaagctaacgtaaagatgatcaacaaattctaccacacaagtgagtaccaattatcaaaagacaagaagtaaatggaaataattcccggtggtataGCAAGGATATcaaacatcatcttcacaccacacacaagcaaattgcaacttgtagagctaacatgccacctaggaacaagataatttacaatatcaattctaggtgacaatatctcaaatgtacacattttctaggcttgtaatatgcacatagcatattactcccccataatgtgataccaaagaaaacttaacaagaggcaataagaggatccaacaagagataatcaatggaatttttagaatttgaatttctcatgagagatataccacctagccactagataatcttgtaatatcaatactagatggtattcctcatgttcacacatttataggattgtgaggtgcccaaagcacatcactcccccaaaatgggatgttccattaatctctcacacgagccaactaggatacaaacaagaagcataaaggctcaacgcacgacacgcacgtacatgatgtgcaaaccaacacacacatacttgattgctcaagataagcaagttggaagcacaacatatacaaacacatgcaaggaacaaaaccaaaacatgcaaaggggcaagtaactttcaatgtaaacaatttaagtacaagttaccgtaaggaggcacattggatataagatagaaacttgataatcc
Above is a window of Triticum aestivum cultivar Chinese Spring chromosome 6B, IWGSC CS RefSeq v2.1, whole genome shotgun sequence DNA encoding:
- the LOC123137894 gene encoding trihelix transcription factor GT-3b, whose translation is MQRQRFGSDEGPGRNPAEERRLKRPATESEETGDDDELPPGTRRKMKDTQQKTRPSGSTAAGAGAASSASSVRAVLQDFLEQQQRLDAQRQEAAARHAQERLAFEQQWRQEMQRLERERLMLEQAWREREEQRRMREEARAERRDALLTNLLNKLLRDDF